The DNA segment AGAAAGCTTCCAAGAAGAAAGCTTCCAAGAAGAAAGCTTCCAAGAAGAAAGCTTCCAAGAAGAAAGCTTCCAAGAAGAAAGCTTCCAAGAAGAAAGCTTCCAAGAAGAAAACTCGCCGCCGCTAAGGCAGCGAGTCTTGATCATAAAAAAGGCCGGCATTTGCCGGCCTTTTTTGTGCTTGTAAGGAAAACCTTTAAGCGGTTTTCAGTTTGCCCTCATGCACGGTCAGAGAGAGCCGGCCTTCCAGCAAATCCAGCAGGGACTGGCCTGCCATGGCCCCACGCCAACCCTTGAGGAAGGGCAGATCCCGCTCGCCCTGGATCAGCGCTTCCAGCTGTTTACGGGTGGCCACCTGGGCCGGGCTCATATCGTGTTCGGCGCATCGGGCCCGGAGCAGCGCCATTAGGGCATCCACCGTGGCGTCTTCCTCCGCCGAGAGCCGGTCCGGGCGACTGCTTACCGCCGGTGGTTCGGCCTTGATCCCGGACTGGGCACGTTCCACCAGTACTCGACCGTGTTTTTCACGCACGGCGTTGGGCAGGTCACGCATGTCGGCCATGTCTTCCACCTGGACTGGGGGGCGGCGGGCCAGGTCCACCAGGGCTTGGTCCTTGACGATCCAGCGCCGGGGGCGATTGCGTGCCAGGGCTTCCTCTTCCCGCCATTCAGCCAATGCCACCAGAACAGCCAGCTGACGAGGGCGCAGTTTTCGGTGTCCCTTGACCCGTTTCCAGGCATTGGCCGGGTCCGGCAGATAAAGGGCTTCCCGGGTTAACTGTTCGAATTCCTCATCCAGCCAGGTCAGACGCCCCGAGTCTTTCAGCGCTTGCTGCAATTGCTGATACACCGGGCCCAGGTAGCGGACATCATCGGCGGCATACTCCACGGCGGCCTCGGGCAGGGGGCGGGCCCGCCAGTCGGTCCGGGTATGGCCCTTGGCCAGCTCAACGCCACAGAGGCTCTGGACCAGATTGGCATACCCCACCTGGTCCCCATGGCCCAGCATGGAGGCAGCCACCTGGGTATCGAAGACCGGCTGGGGCAAAGCGCCCCACTCGTGATGAAAGACTTCCAGGTCTTGGCGGGCGGCGTGAAAAACCTTGAGGACCTTGGGGTCCAGCATCAGTGCTTTCAGCGGCGCCATGGCCTCGCCCTTCAGGGCCAGGGGATCGATGCAGGCCAAGTGATCGCCCGCGGCAATCTGGATCAGGCAGAGCTCCGGCCAGTAGGTCTCCTCGCGGATGAACTCGGTATCCACGGCCAGCCAGTCGGCGCCACGGATTCTTTCCACGAAGTCTTTTAGGGCTTCGGCCTGATTGATGAACTCGGTTTCTGCCATGGAGCGGCGTCCCGTTTGGAAAATGAAACAGCGGGAAATGGTAGCATGCTGGCTTTTGACGGGCAGCGAAGGGGCACCACACGTGCGCGACTGGTTTCAGACAGGCTGGCATATCCTGGTGTTTCGGCAGGGCCCGCAGGACCTTCCCCCGGGGCATGGCTGGATGTTGATCGCCTTGCTGGCGTATCTGCTCAGCGGTGCTGTGTTGTCCTTGCTGCGGGATGTCTCCCATCCCATTGCCGGTCTCTTGCTGCTGGATATCGCCATCACCACCGGCTTTTTCATCCTGGTCTTGTATGGTCTGGGACGGAGCGCACGTCTACCCCAGTCCCTGCAGGCGGTGTGGCTGTGTGGTACCGGCCTGAACCTGGTGGGAATGATCTTCGCCCCGGCCCTGGCCGAGCCGCCGGCGGACGGCAGTCTATGGCTGGATATTGCCGTGGTTGTGAGTCTTTCCCTAGTGTTCTGGAGCATTGCCCTGCTGGCCCATATACTGCGGCATAGTCTGGAGTGGCCCTTCCACCGGGCCTTGGCCCTGGCGGTTCTGTATTCCGTGTTTAATATCATGAGTACCTTCTATGTCTTCCCCCCCAATGGCTGATTCGGCCACCGACCGGCATCTGCATATCCTGGGTATCTGCGGCACCTTCATGGGGGGTGTGGCGGCCCTGGCCCGGGAACTCGGCTATCGCGTGACCGGTTCGGATCAAAATGTCTATCCGCCCATGAGCACACAGCTGGAGGCCCTTGGCATTGAGTTGACCGAAGGCTGGGAGGCCGATCAACTGGACCCCGCGCCGGATGAAGTGGTGGTGGGCAATGCCATGACCCGGGGCAAGCCGGTGGTGGAAGCGCTGTTGGAAGGCGCTATTCCCTATACTTCCGGCCCGGCCTGGCTTGCCCGGGCCCTGCTGCGGGATCGCTGGGTGATTGCCGTGGCCGGTACTCACGGCAAGACCACCACCGCCGGTATGGTGGCCTGGATTCTCGAGTACGCGGGTCTTGCCCCGGGGTTTTTGATCGGCGGGGTGCCGGGTAATTTCCCGGTCTCGGCCCGGCTGGGGGAGACGCCGTTTTTCGTGATCGAGGCCGATGAATACGACAGCGCCTTTTTCGATAAGCGTTCGAAGTTTGTTCACTATGCGCCCCGCACGGCCATTCTCAATAATCTGGAATTTGATCACGCGGACATCTTTGACGATCTGGCCGCCATCCAGCGCCAGTTTCATCATCTGGTTCGCACCATCCCGGCTTCCGGCCTGATCATTCGGCCCCGGGATTGCCCGGCCCTGGACGAGACCCTGGCCATGGGCTACTGGACACCCACCCTGTCCGTGAACGATCCGGCCCAAGGGGTGGCGGCCAGCAATGAAAGCGAGGGGGCCACCGCCTTTGATGTGACCGTCGCCGGCGAAGCGGTAGGCCGGGTCAGCTGGTCCATGCGGGGTGTCCACAATCGGGACAATGCCCTGGCCGCCATTGCCGCGGCCCGCCATGCCGGTGTGGCCCCCGCCGTGGCGGTGGAGGCCCTGTCCCGGTTCAAGGGCATGCGTCGTCGTCTCGAATCCCTGGGCGAGATCAACGGCATCCAGCTATACGATGACTTCGCCCATCATCCCACCGCCATCCGCACCACCCTGGAGGCCTTGCCGCCGGGGCGGCGGATTGCCGTGCTGGAGCCCCGTTCCAATAGCATGCGCATGGGAGCCCACCGGGAGGCTTTGCCGGAGGCATTGGCGCTGGCGGACCAGGTCTATCTCTACGTGCCGGCCCATCTGGAGTGGGATGGCCGGCGGCTGGAGGCAGTATTAGGCTCGCGGCTCAAGGTCGCCAGGGAATCCCAAGCATTGCTGGAATGGCTGCCGAAGGAATTGCAGGCCGGGGATCAGGTGGCCATCATGAGCAACGGCGGCTTCGAAGGCATTCACCAGAAGCTGGTTCATCTCTTGCAGGAGCGCAGCAATCATGGCTGAGGACTATCGCGGTGACATCACTCTGGCAATGACCGGTGCCTCCGGGGCCCAGTACGGTTTGCGACTCCTGGAGTGCCTGCTTCAGGGCGGCCATCGGGTTCATTTGATGATCTCCAAGCCGGCCCAGGTAGTGATCGGCACGGAGACCGATGTGGCATTGCCGGGACGACGGTCGGAGATGGCCCGCTTTCTCAGTGAGTACGCGGGCGTCTCCCAGGACCGGCTGCGGGTCTATGGTCAGGATGAGTGGACTTCACCGGTGGCCAGTGGCTCCGGTGCCCCCGCCCGGATGATCGTTTGCCCCTGCAGCACGGCCACCCTGTCCAATGTGGCCATGGGGGCCAGCCGCAGTCTGATTGAGCGGGCTGCGGATGTGGTGATCAAGGAGCGGGGCAGACTGGTGATGGTGGTGCGGGAGACGCCCTTCTCCGAGATCCATCTGGACAATATGAGTCGTCTGGCCCGGATGGGGGTGACCATCCTGCCGGCCAATCCCGGTTTTTATCATCGGCCGGATTCGGTGGAAGCCCTGGTGGACTTCGTGGTCGCCCGAACCCTGGATCAGCTGGGTATTGATCACCAGCTGATGGCGCGTTGGGGTTCCGGCGACTAGTCGTCCCCATCCCGGGCATAGCGTGCCTCAATGGCCCGCAGCCCCTCACCGATGGCTTCCTGGTCCAGCCAGTGGGTGGTGGTCATTACCCCTGCCGGGTCCCGCAGATGGTCCAGATCCTCCAGCGGGTTGCCCCGCAGCAGGACCAGCTCAGAACGCATCCCTTCCTGAACCTGACCCCATTCCCTTTCCTGACCGAAGAAGCGGGCCGGATTCACCGTGCCGCTGCGAAGAATCTCATAGCGGCTGAGTCCGGCATCTTCCATGATGGCGATTTCATGGTGAATGGAGAAGCCGGGGACATTGAATATCTGGGGGGCATCCGAACCCAGTAACAGTTCCGCGCCGGCATCCCGCAGGGCCAGCAGGAATTGCTTGCGAGTCTCCACATAGGCTTGGGCGGCTTCGCGGTCGTAATCATCGGCCGACTGGCTGTCACGAACCCGATCAATCCAGCTGTTTATCATGTCCTCGGGCAGATAACGGAATTCCGGTCGCTGCTGGCGAATCGTTTCCGGATCCTTGATCAGTACATTGTGCATCAGGGTTTCGGTGGGGACGTTCCAGACACCCGCCTCCCGGGTGGCTTCGGCGATGGCTTCCAGCCGCTCCGATTCAGCATGGGGGGCCAGGCGATAATCAAAGAAGCCCGGCTCGCTTTCTTCCACCACTGCCGAGGGGACCCAGGCGCGTGGATAGCGGTCCAGATGATCGATGCTGGCATAGCCGGCCTCCAGGGCCCGCTGGATGCCCACATCCACCGGCACATGGCCGGCAAAGGGGATGCCGGCCTCATCGGCGGCCTTGGCAATGGCATCGAACTCGGCGCGGGTCAGGCCCGGGTGAATCTTGAGAAAGTCATAACCGGCGTCGGCCTGTTCCCTGACCATGCGGGCGCCATCCTCGGGGCCATCCACACTGTTGCCGTTCAGGGAGGGGCCGGAGGTGATCAGCCGCGGGCCGGTGATCTCCCCCTCGGCCAGGGCCTGGCGCAGGTCCAGGTGCCAGGGCTCGCCCAGCATGCCCCGGGCCAGGGTGATGCCGTTGGAGAGATACAGAAAAAGGATATCCTCTCGCAGCTGCATGGGCTGGTCCTCACCCGGCACATGGGCATGCATCTCCGCCAGACCGGGCATGAGGTAGCGGCCCTGGCCTGAAATCACTTTGGCCTCTTCGGGCAGGTCCTGCTCGCCACTGGGATGGATGGCCTGGATGCGCCCGTCACTGATGAAGACATCCTGCGATTCCACCACCCGTTCTTCATCCATGGGCAGAATGTTGACCTGCTGGATCACATAGGGATCACCCTGGGCGGCCCCCATGGGCAATAGACCGATGCTGAGCATCAGCATGAGAATCAGATAGCGCATGGTGTCTCTCCTTGCTGGCAAGTCCTTCCAGCATAGCCGACATCCGCCTCGCCACCAGGTTCCGGAACCCGGTGACCATATGTTATTCCAATAGGGTGAGGGCAGGCCACTTCGTGGATTGTACTGAGCGAAAATAAATCAGGGAGAGGTGAACGGTGAGCGACGAGAAAAAAGAAATCCCCCTTTTCCCCCTGAAAACGGTGCTGTTTCCCGGTGGGCCCTTGAGTCTGAGAATCTTCGAGCCCCGTTATCTGGACATGATCAGTTACTGCATGAAGCACGATGCCGGTTTCGGCGTGGTGCTGATTCAGGCCGGGGAAGAGGCCGGCGAAGCCCGGTTCCACAAGCTCGGTACCCTGGGGCGGATACGGGATTGGGATCGCCTTGAAGACGGTCTGCTGGGCGTGACGGCCCTGGGAGAGGCCCGTTTTGAACTGCGCGATACCCACCAAGCGGCGGATGGTTTGTATTGGGGGGCCGTGGACTGGCTGGAATCGCCACAAGCCGCGCCCTTGCCCGGGGCGTTCGGGCATCTGGCCCAACTGCTGCGTCAACTATTGCCCCAGCTTCCCGCACCCTGGCGGCTGGTGACCCCCCGTTATGACGATGCCGACTGGGTCGGCTTTCGACTGGCCGAGATCCTGCCCATCAGCCTGACGGACAAACAGGCGCTTTTGGAAATGCGCGACAGCCGGCAACGCCTGGAGGCCCTGCAGGGATATCTGGAGCATCGTGACCTCTTGGACGAAGAGGATGCCTGAGTTCTGGCGGTGGGCCGCCCGCCGGCCAGGCTTATAGCCTGGCCATGACGGTGCGGGCCGCGTCCACCGTGGACGCGATGTCTTGTTCGCTGTGAGCCGAGGAGACAAAGCCGGCCTCGAAGGCGGAGGGGGCCAGGTAGACGCCTTGTTCCAGCATGCCGTGGAAGAAGCGTTTGAAGCGATCCTGGTCACAGGCCGAGACCTGGCTGAAGCGGCTGATGGGGCCTTGTTCATCGGTGAAAAAGAGGCCGAACATGCCCGGCACCCGATTGATCCGCAAGGGGATGCCGGCTTCCCGGGCTGCCTCCAGCAGGCCATCACACAGCTGGGCGGTGCGCTGGTCCAGGCGGGCGTGGAAACCCGGCTCGCTGATGATATCCATCATGGCCAGACCGGCGGCCATGCCCAGGGGATTCCCCGACAGGGTGCCGGCCTGATAAACAGGGCCCATGGGGGAGAGATATTCCATGATCTTTTGCTGGCCGCCCAGTGCCCCCACCGGCATGCCACCGCCCACGATCTTGCCCAGGGTGGTCAGATGGGGGGTGACACCGGCCCATTCCTGGGCCCCGCCCGGGGCCAGGCGGAAACCGGTCATCACCTCGTCGAAGATCAACACCGCCCCGTATTCTTCGCAGACCGACTTCAACCCTTCCAGGAAACCCGCTTCC comes from the Natronospira proteinivora genome and includes:
- the rnd gene encoding ribonuclease D, with translation MAETEFINQAEALKDFVERIRGADWLAVDTEFIREETYWPELCLIQIAAGDHLACIDPLALKGEAMAPLKALMLDPKVLKVFHAARQDLEVFHHEWGALPQPVFDTQVAASMLGHGDQVGYANLVQSLCGVELAKGHTRTDWRARPLPEAAVEYAADDVRYLGPVYQQLQQALKDSGRLTWLDEEFEQLTREALYLPDPANAWKRVKGHRKLRPRQLAVLVALAEWREEEALARNRPRRWIVKDQALVDLARRPPVQVEDMADMRDLPNAVREKHGRVLVERAQSGIKAEPPAVSSRPDRLSAEEDATVDALMALLRARCAEHDMSPAQVATRKQLEALIQGERDLPFLKGWRGAMAGQSLLDLLEGRLSLTVHEGKLKTA
- a CDS encoding LON peptidase substrate-binding domain-containing protein; the encoded protein is MSDEKKEIPLFPLKTVLFPGGPLSLRIFEPRYLDMISYCMKHDAGFGVVLIQAGEEAGEARFHKLGTLGRIRDWDRLEDGLLGVTALGEARFELRDTHQAADGLYWGAVDWLESPQAAPLPGAFGHLAQLLRQLLPQLPAPWRLVTPRYDDADWVGFRLAEILPISLTDKQALLEMRDSRQRLEALQGYLEHRDLLDEEDA
- the hemL gene encoding glutamate-1-semialdehyde 2,1-aminomutase, producing the protein MTHPLFEEAKQYIVGGVNSPVRAFTGVGGEPLFVESAQGARVHASDGRAYIDYVGSWGPMIGGHSRPEVIEAVQRAASRGLSFGAPTEVETAMAKRICELVPSIERVRMVNSGTEATMTAIRLARGYTGRERVVKFEGNYHGHSDSLLVKAGSGALTQGVPNSPGVPAGLADLTMTLPYNDLDAVRQAFAEKGDEIACIIVEPVAGNMNCIPPEAGFLEGLKSVCEEYGAVLIFDEVMTGFRLAPGGAQEWAGVTPHLTTLGKIVGGGMPVGALGGQQKIMEYLSPMGPVYQAGTLSGNPLGMAAGLAMMDIISEPGFHARLDQRTAQLCDGLLEAAREAGIPLRINRVPGMFGLFFTDEQGPISRFSQVSACDQDRFKRFFHGMLEQGVYLAPSAFEAGFVSSAHSEQDIASTVDAARTVMARL
- a CDS encoding flavin prenyltransferase UbiX, which codes for MAEDYRGDITLAMTGASGAQYGLRLLECLLQGGHRVHLMISKPAQVVIGTETDVALPGRRSEMARFLSEYAGVSQDRLRVYGQDEWTSPVASGSGAPARMIVCPCSTATLSNVAMGASRSLIERAADVVIKERGRLVMVVRETPFSEIHLDNMSRLARMGVTILPANPGFYHRPDSVEALVDFVVARTLDQLGIDHQLMARWGSGD
- the mpl gene encoding UDP-N-acetylmuramate:L-alanyl-gamma-D-glutamyl-meso-diaminopimelate ligase; protein product: MSSPPMADSATDRHLHILGICGTFMGGVAALARELGYRVTGSDQNVYPPMSTQLEALGIELTEGWEADQLDPAPDEVVVGNAMTRGKPVVEALLEGAIPYTSGPAWLARALLRDRWVIAVAGTHGKTTTAGMVAWILEYAGLAPGFLIGGVPGNFPVSARLGETPFFVIEADEYDSAFFDKRSKFVHYAPRTAILNNLEFDHADIFDDLAAIQRQFHHLVRTIPASGLIIRPRDCPALDETLAMGYWTPTLSVNDPAQGVAASNESEGATAFDVTVAGEAVGRVSWSMRGVHNRDNALAAIAAARHAGVAPAVAVEALSRFKGMRRRLESLGEINGIQLYDDFAHHPTAIRTTLEALPPGRRIAVLEPRSNSMRMGAHREALPEALALADQVYLYVPAHLEWDGRRLEAVLGSRLKVARESQALLEWLPKELQAGDQVAIMSNGGFEGIHQKLVHLLQERSNHG
- a CDS encoding amidohydrolase family protein, coding for MRYLILMLMLSIGLLPMGAAQGDPYVIQQVNILPMDEERVVESQDVFISDGRIQAIHPSGEQDLPEEAKVISGQGRYLMPGLAEMHAHVPGEDQPMQLREDILFLYLSNGITLARGMLGEPWHLDLRQALAEGEITGPRLITSGPSLNGNSVDGPEDGARMVREQADAGYDFLKIHPGLTRAEFDAIAKAADEAGIPFAGHVPVDVGIQRALEAGYASIDHLDRYPRAWVPSAVVEESEPGFFDYRLAPHAESERLEAIAEATREAGVWNVPTETLMHNVLIKDPETIRQQRPEFRYLPEDMINSWIDRVRDSQSADDYDREAAQAYVETRKQFLLALRDAGAELLLGSDAPQIFNVPGFSIHHEIAIMEDAGLSRYEILRSGTVNPARFFGQEREWGQVQEGMRSELVLLRGNPLEDLDHLRDPAGVMTTTHWLDQEAIGEGLRAIEARYARDGDD